Proteins from a genomic interval of Corynebacterium deserti GIMN1.010:
- a CDS encoding VanZ family protein: MSSRSISSSMTMLALGVYAGVITLVTLLKPFISIGLLWGYKAPRRREVSFQPFGEYLDGVSTLALVFGYGGNFILFVPLGGLLFTLSDQRRFKPSVLMVGFIGFLASCSIEVTQFVFRLGITDFDDVLFNTLGTLVGAALAKVFGSKLQGLWVALSIAIGVVLAALTVFGPNVSGVLSGDW, encoded by the coding sequence TTGAGCAGCCGCAGCATTAGTTCATCTATGACAATGCTGGCATTAGGCGTTTACGCCGGTGTCATCACGCTGGTCACCCTCCTCAAACCGTTCATCAGTATTGGCCTTTTATGGGGGTATAAGGCGCCGCGCAGACGTGAAGTGAGTTTTCAGCCATTCGGCGAATATCTTGACGGCGTTAGCACTCTTGCCCTCGTGTTTGGATACGGAGGAAACTTCATCCTTTTCGTTCCACTGGGAGGCCTACTTTTCACGCTTTCTGATCAGCGTCGATTCAAGCCCTCGGTTCTTATGGTGGGGTTCATTGGTTTTCTTGCGAGCTGTTCAATTGAAGTCACACAGTTTGTATTCCGTCTTGGCATCACTGATTTTGATGATGTCCTATTCAATACTCTTGGTACTCTCGTTGGGGCGGCTCTGGCTAAGGTATTCGGCTCGAAGCTTCAGGGTCTCTGGGTGGCGCTGAGCATTGCGATTGGTGTGGTTCTTGCTGCGCTTACTGTGTTCGGCCCGAATGTGTCAGGTGTGCTATCTGGTGATTGGTAG
- a CDS encoding VanZ family protein, with protein MRAPSSALLLTALFAYSAVMISLTMLKSFFVIGLLWVPGAHRHRSISVVPLDDFVESGSWFSPLFGYGGNFAFFVPFGVLLYALLKVSGEKHDEIAGTTQARNVVLKTTLIGAGFSLVIEVAQYLFRLGYSDIDDIIFNTLGAACGAVIAKFCGPRLYKVWVWLASALAVVFAILVALGPRLGDPDKVVELSSEAQTASRESTPPDSASAAPISLREEIY; from the coding sequence ATGAGAGCACCCTCCTCTGCCCTTCTCCTCACCGCACTGTTTGCTTATAGTGCGGTGATGATTTCGTTGACCATGCTGAAATCATTCTTTGTCATTGGGCTGTTGTGGGTTCCTGGTGCGCATCGACATCGTTCCATCTCGGTGGTGCCCCTGGATGATTTCGTGGAGTCGGGATCGTGGTTTTCTCCCCTCTTTGGCTATGGAGGTAACTTTGCGTTTTTCGTACCGTTCGGAGTTTTGCTGTATGCGCTGCTCAAAGTATCGGGCGAAAAGCATGATGAGATTGCGGGAACGACGCAGGCCCGCAATGTTGTCCTCAAGACAACCCTCATTGGCGCGGGGTTTAGCCTGGTCATCGAGGTTGCGCAGTACCTGTTTAGGTTGGGGTACAGCGATATAGATGACATTATTTTCAACACTCTCGGCGCAGCGTGTGGTGCCGTGATTGCTAAATTCTGTGGCCCTCGCTTATACAAGGTGTGGGTGTGGTTGGCTTCGGCACTGGCCGTGGTGTTTGCCATCCTAGTTGCTCTCGGCCCACGGCTCGGCGATCCGGATAAGGTGGTGGAACTGAGCTCTGAGGCTCAAACAGCAAGCCGGGAATCGACCCCACCAGACAGCGCTAGTGCTGCACCTATATCCTTACGTGAAGAGATCTATTAG
- a CDS encoding NAD(P)-dependent malic enzyme, whose product MTISLQRTTDNLTEAEIFDAHEGGKLSIGSTRPLRDMRDLSLAYTPGVAKVCEAIAEDPEVARTHTGIGNTVAVISDGTAVLGLGDIGPQASLPVMEGKAQLFSSFAGLKAVPIVLDVHEVDELVETIAAIAPSFGAINLEDISAPRCFEVERRLIERLDIPVMHDDQHGTAVVILAALRNSLKLLDRKIEDLKIVISGAGAAGVAAVDILTNAGATDIVVLDSRGIIEASRGDLSPVKADLAAKTNPRSITGGMNEAFTGADLFIGVSGGNIGEEALKLMAPAPILFTLANPTPEIDPELSNKYGAIVATGRSDLPNQINNVLAFPGIFAGALAAKAKKITPEMKLAAAEAIAAITEDDLEVGRIVPTALDPRVAPAVKAAVQAVAEQQGV is encoded by the coding sequence ATGACCATCAGTCTTCAGCGCACCACCGATAACCTCACCGAAGCAGAAATCTTTGACGCACACGAAGGCGGAAAGCTGTCCATCGGCTCCACCCGACCACTGCGCGATATGCGTGATCTCTCCCTGGCGTACACCCCAGGTGTCGCCAAGGTGTGTGAGGCGATTGCTGAAGATCCAGAGGTTGCCCGCACCCACACTGGCATCGGAAACACCGTCGCGGTTATTTCCGACGGCACCGCTGTTCTAGGCCTTGGCGATATCGGACCTCAGGCCTCCCTTCCCGTCATGGAGGGCAAGGCTCAGCTGTTTAGCTCTTTCGCCGGCTTGAAGGCTGTGCCGATTGTTCTCGATGTCCACGAAGTTGATGAACTGGTGGAGACCATTGCTGCGATCGCACCTTCCTTTGGTGCAATCAACCTTGAAGACATCTCCGCACCTCGTTGCTTCGAGGTAGAGCGTCGCCTCATCGAGCGCCTCGACATCCCCGTAATGCACGATGACCAGCACGGCACCGCAGTGGTTATTCTCGCGGCACTGCGCAACTCCCTCAAACTGCTGGACCGCAAGATCGAAGACCTCAAGATCGTCATCTCTGGCGCTGGCGCTGCAGGTGTCGCAGCAGTAGACATTCTCACCAACGCAGGCGCAACGGACATTGTAGTTCTGGACTCCCGCGGCATCATCGAAGCTAGCCGAGGCGACCTCTCCCCAGTCAAGGCTGACCTAGCTGCGAAGACCAACCCACGTAGCATCACCGGCGGAATGAACGAGGCCTTCACCGGCGCTGACCTCTTCATCGGCGTCTCCGGTGGCAACATCGGGGAAGAAGCCCTCAAGCTCATGGCGCCTGCGCCGATCCTTTTCACCCTGGCTAACCCCACCCCGGAGATCGATCCAGAGCTCTCCAACAAATACGGTGCGATTGTCGCGACTGGTCGTTCCGATCTGCCCAACCAGATCAACAACGTGCTGGCTTTCCCCGGCATTTTCGCAGGTGCACTGGCCGCAAAGGCCAAGAAGATCACACCAGAAATGAAACTCGCCGCAGCCGAAGCGATCGCAGCGATCACCGAGGATGATCTCGAAGTCGGACGCATCGTTCCTACCGCTCTTGACCCCCGCGTTGCGCCTGCAGTGAAGGCCGCAGTTCAAGCAGTCGCCGAGCAGCAGGGCGTATAG
- a CDS encoding gluconokinase produces the protein MGSIPTMSIPFKESRGPYVLAMDIGSTASRGGLYDASGRPLKGSKQRVSHEFTTGEGLSTIDADQVVDEIREVIDGISEAAHEHSIADQIAGVALDSFASSIILVDAEGNALTPCITYADSRSAGFVSQLREEIDEDAYHGRTGVRLHTSYHPSRLMWLKEEFPDLFEQAKYVMTIGEYVYFKIAGIRGMATSIAAWSGILNAHTGELDLPILEHIGVDPALFGEVKNPDEPARDAQVERNEWKYLEDVPWFHAIPDGWPSNIGPGAVDSKTVAVAAATSGAMRVILPSVPKKIPSGLWCYRVSRDQCIVGGALNDVGRAVTWLERTVNKPDNLDEILIREPLEGTPAVLPFFSGERSIGWAGSARATITNIQEQTGPEHMWRGVFEALALSYQRVWEHMELAGAAPERVIASGRVATDHPEFLAMLADALDTPVIPLEMKRATLRGTALIVLEQLEPGGERATPPFGTTHEPRFAYHYAQTRELFDALYDKLV, from the coding sequence ATGGGATCAATTCCAACAATGTCCATCCCTTTTAAGGAGTCCCGCGGCCCCTACGTCCTTGCCATGGATATTGGTTCCACAGCGTCAAGGGGTGGTCTTTATGATGCATCTGGACGTCCGCTTAAGGGTTCTAAGCAGCGCGTTTCCCATGAATTCACCACGGGCGAAGGCCTCTCAACCATTGATGCCGACCAGGTTGTGGATGAAATCCGGGAGGTCATTGACGGCATCTCCGAGGCTGCCCATGAGCACAGCATCGCAGATCAGATCGCTGGCGTGGCGTTGGACTCTTTCGCTTCGTCCATCATTCTTGTGGACGCCGAGGGCAATGCACTCACCCCCTGCATTACTTACGCGGATTCCCGTTCTGCCGGCTTCGTCTCACAGCTGCGCGAGGAGATTGATGAGGATGCATATCACGGCCGCACCGGCGTCCGCCTGCACACCTCGTATCACCCATCACGTTTGATGTGGCTCAAGGAGGAGTTCCCCGATCTCTTTGAGCAGGCCAAGTATGTGATGACAATCGGCGAGTACGTGTATTTCAAGATCGCAGGTATTCGAGGCATGGCCACGTCGATTGCAGCGTGGAGCGGCATCCTCAACGCCCACACTGGCGAGTTGGATCTTCCTATTTTGGAGCACATCGGCGTTGATCCAGCTCTGTTTGGCGAGGTCAAAAACCCTGATGAGCCTGCTAGAGATGCTCAGGTTGAGCGCAATGAGTGGAAGTACCTGGAAGACGTCCCCTGGTTCCACGCAATTCCTGATGGTTGGCCGTCTAATATTGGCCCGGGAGCGGTTGATTCGAAGACCGTCGCAGTGGCAGCAGCAACCTCTGGTGCGATGCGCGTGATTTTGCCCAGTGTTCCCAAGAAGATTCCTTCAGGCCTGTGGTGTTACCGCGTTTCCCGTGATCAGTGCATCGTTGGCGGGGCATTGAACGATGTCGGACGCGCGGTTACGTGGCTGGAGCGCACTGTAAACAAGCCGGACAATCTCGATGAGATCCTCATCCGCGAACCCCTTGAAGGCACGCCCGCGGTGCTGCCGTTCTTCTCCGGAGAGCGCTCGATTGGCTGGGCAGGCTCAGCGCGCGCGACGATCACTAATATTCAGGAACAAACTGGCCCGGAGCACATGTGGCGTGGTGTATTTGAGGCGCTAGCGCTGTCCTACCAGCGCGTATGGGAGCACATGGAACTGGCGGGAGCTGCACCTGAGCGCGTAATTGCCTCGGGCCGCGTGGCAACTGACCACCCAGAATTTCTGGCGATGCTTGCCGACGCCCTGGATACCCCAGTTATCCCCCTGGAGATGAAGCGCGCAACCCTCCGTGGCACCGCGCTCATCGTGCTCGAGCAGCTTGAGCCCGGCGGCGAACGCGCGACGCCTCCATTTGGCACGACGCACGAGCCACGCTTTGCGTATCACTACGCGCAGACTAGAGAGCTTTTCGACGCCCTCTACGACAAACTCGTCTAG